A single window of Methylocella tundrae DNA harbors:
- a CDS encoding HXXEE domain-containing protein, giving the protein MSYYEWSWLAVGAYAVHILEEFALDWRNWARAVIKLPVEWSDFYVTNAVVIVLGVVQAQLSTSLPVLFLAYAALMLINATFFHVLPMIVTGGRFSPGVVTAVCLFCPIGLGSFRQAGTDGDLSAGVAFAAVTMGAALMAFPIILLRAKSRPYFRQTV; this is encoded by the coding sequence ATGTCCTACTATGAATGGTCCTGGCTCGCAGTCGGCGCCTATGCTGTGCATATTCTGGAGGAATTTGCGCTCGACTGGCGAAACTGGGCGCGGGCCGTCATCAAGCTGCCGGTGGAATGGAGCGATTTTTACGTCACCAACGCCGTCGTCATCGTTCTTGGCGTCGTTCAGGCGCAACTTTCCACATCGCTTCCGGTCCTTTTTCTCGCCTATGCCGCGCTGATGCTGATCAACGCCACATTTTTTCATGTGCTGCCGATGATCGTGACCGGCGGGCGGTTCTCTCCGGGAGTGGTAACGGCCGTGTGCCTTTTCTGTCCGATCGGCCTCGGCTCCTTCCGCCAAGCCGGGACCGATGGCGATTTGAGCGCCGGCGTCGCCTTCGCGGCGGTCACGATGGGAGCCGCGTTGATGGCTTTTCCGATCATCCTGCTGCGAGCGAAGTCGCGGCCTTATTTCAGGCAGACAGTCTGA
- a CDS encoding iron-sulfur cluster assembly scaffold protein, with protein MLTEIYNSRILELAGNIPRQGRLAAPSASAKAHSKLCGSTVIVDVVMDDGKIVDFAHDVKACALGQAAASIMARHVIGSTAAEIRALRDQVRAMLKENGAPPNGKWSEIAALEPVRDYKARHASTLLTFEATLDCVNQVEAAQADNR; from the coding sequence ATGCTGACAGAAATATACAACAGTCGAATACTGGAGCTTGCGGGAAACATCCCGCGGCAAGGCCGGCTCGCGGCGCCGAGCGCCTCGGCGAAAGCGCATTCGAAACTGTGCGGCTCAACCGTTATTGTCGATGTTGTCATGGATGACGGCAAGATCGTGGATTTCGCGCATGACGTGAAGGCATGCGCGCTGGGGCAGGCGGCGGCCTCGATCATGGCCCGCCATGTGATCGGCTCGACCGCCGCCGAGATCCGCGCCCTGCGCGACCAGGTTCGCGCCATGCTCAAGGAAAATGGCGCGCCGCCAAACGGGAAGTGGTCGGAAATTGCTGCGCTCGAGCCGGTGCGCGACTATAAGGCGCGGCATGCATCGACTCTCCTGACCTTCGAGGCGACGCTCGATTGCGTCAATCAGGTCGAGGCGGCGCAGGCGGACAATCGTTAG
- the folE gene encoding GTP cyclohydrolase I FolE, with protein MDAVVKSLVERSQPQRDNSAREPLPTREEAEAAVRVLLRWAGDDPTREGLVDTPARVVKAYEELFSGYREDPTSVLARVFEEVHGYDDIILVRDIPFSSHCEHHVVPFVGVAHIAYYPSEEGVVGLSKLARLVDVFARRLQTQEALTAQIIGAIDVHLRPRGCAIMIEAEHMCMSMRGVRKQGAQTITTQFTGVFRDDPAEQARFLTMLRHGK; from the coding sequence ATGGATGCCGTGGTTAAGTCCTTGGTCGAACGTTCTCAGCCCCAGCGCGACAATTCAGCGCGGGAGCCCCTCCCGACGCGGGAGGAGGCCGAAGCCGCCGTCCGCGTGCTGTTGCGCTGGGCGGGCGACGACCCGACGCGCGAGGGATTGGTCGATACGCCGGCCCGGGTCGTCAAAGCCTATGAAGAATTATTCTCCGGTTACCGCGAGGATCCCACCTCGGTGCTTGCGCGCGTCTTCGAGGAAGTGCACGGCTATGACGACATTATCCTCGTGCGCGACATCCCGTTCTCGTCGCATTGCGAGCACCATGTGGTGCCTTTCGTCGGCGTGGCCCATATCGCTTATTACCCTTCCGAAGAGGGCGTCGTCGGGCTTTCCAAGCTTGCGCGCCTCGTCGATGTGTTCGCCAGGCGCCTGCAGACGCAGGAGGCGCTGACGGCCCAGATCATCGGCGCGATCGACGTTCATCTGCGTCCGCGAGGCTGCGCGATCATGATCGAGGCCGAGCATATGTGCATGTCGATGCGCGGCGTCCGCAAACAGGGCGCTCAGACCATCACCACCCAGTTTACCGGCGTCTTCCGCGACGATCCGGCCGAGCAGGCGCGCTTCCTCACCATGCTGCGGCACGGCAAATAA
- a CDS encoding MipA/OmpV family protein: protein MSFSKRLALSSLLSVTTSAVFAADLPTLAQPAPASGWTVTVGLGPQVQSAFPGARAVTVWPTGTLALRRPGEPEPFSSPDDGFGISLLDYGWIKAGPVGRVMPNRGLSNGNGAFYGLPNVDWTLELGIFGELWYTEHFRARGEIRQGVNGHDGIDANIAFDAIQKWNGFTLAVGPRLQLGDTQFMNAYFSVTPYQALLNGKVTPYQAYGGLTSVGVLGSIKYDFTPTWSATVFGGYNRLVSSAAASPVPNNLGSLNQYTGGLIVAHSFNLDLPFLPVGN from the coding sequence GTGTCTTTTTCAAAACGCCTGGCTCTCTCCAGCCTTCTGTCCGTAACGACGTCAGCCGTCTTCGCGGCGGACCTGCCGACTCTTGCGCAGCCGGCCCCGGCATCGGGCTGGACCGTCACCGTCGGGCTTGGGCCCCAGGTTCAGAGCGCTTTCCCCGGCGCGCGGGCCGTCACCGTATGGCCGACTGGAACGCTGGCTCTGCGCCGGCCCGGTGAGCCCGAGCCCTTCAGTTCCCCCGACGACGGCTTTGGCATTTCGCTGCTCGACTATGGCTGGATCAAAGCCGGACCCGTCGGCCGCGTCATGCCGAACAGAGGGTTGAGCAACGGCAATGGCGCCTTCTACGGACTGCCGAATGTCGACTGGACTCTGGAGCTCGGCATTTTCGGCGAACTCTGGTACACGGAGCATTTCCGCGCCCGCGGTGAAATACGCCAGGGCGTCAATGGCCATGATGGCATAGACGCGAATATCGCCTTCGACGCGATCCAGAAATGGAACGGCTTCACGCTGGCGGTCGGCCCGCGCCTGCAGCTGGGCGACACTCAATTCATGAACGCTTATTTCTCGGTCACGCCCTATCAGGCTCTCCTTAATGGGAAAGTGACGCCTTATCAGGCCTATGGCGGCTTGACGTCGGTCGGGGTGCTCGGCTCGATCAAATACGACTTCACGCCGACCTGGAGCGCGACCGTATTCGGCGGCTATAATCGTCTCGTGAGCAGCGCGGCGGCAAGCCCGGTGCCGAACAATCTCGGCTCGCTGAACCAATATACCGGCGGCCTGATCGTCGCCCACTCTTTCAATCTGGATCTGCCGTTCTTACCCGTCGGCAACTGA
- a CDS encoding carbonic anhydrase — protein sequence MSDSIVQKIDAAPARPLLPDRLVSGYEAFLGGRFAREQDRFHHLAEKGQNPRILLIGCCDSRVSPEVIFDAGPGEIFVARNVANLVPPYSPNDDLHGTSAALEYAVLGLRVEHIVILGHARCGGVRAYAEADFDPYQKPLSAGDFIGKWISLIAPAAAKIGPAAEPLDEYSERLALASIIQGLANLRTFPAIATLEKRGLLTLHGAYFGILEGKLLALDEGAGKFLPVSQDAHAAALSEPRF from the coding sequence ATGTCTGATTCGATTGTGCAAAAAATCGATGCTGCGCCGGCGCGTCCGCTGCTGCCGGACCGGCTTGTGTCCGGATATGAGGCGTTCCTCGGCGGCCGGTTCGCGCGCGAACAGGATCGTTTCCATCATCTCGCCGAGAAAGGGCAGAACCCTCGCATTCTCCTGATTGGATGTTGCGATTCGCGGGTCTCTCCGGAGGTGATTTTCGACGCCGGTCCGGGCGAGATTTTCGTTGCTCGCAACGTCGCCAATCTGGTGCCCCCCTATTCGCCCAACGATGATCTGCACGGCACGTCGGCGGCGCTCGAATACGCGGTGCTCGGACTGCGCGTCGAGCACATCGTAATCCTCGGCCACGCGCGTTGCGGCGGCGTCCGTGCGTATGCGGAAGCCGATTTCGACCCCTACCAGAAGCCCCTATCGGCAGGTGATTTCATCGGAAAATGGATCAGCCTGATCGCGCCGGCGGCCGCAAAAATCGGTCCGGCCGCGGAGCCTCTCGACGAATATTCCGAACGTCTGGCTCTCGCTTCAATCATCCAGGGCCTCGCCAATCTTCGCACCTTTCCGGCGATTGCAACGCTCGAAAAGCGCGGCCTCCTCACTCTTCACGGCGCCTATTTCGGCATCCTTGAAGGCAAGTTGCTGGCGCTCGATGAAGGAGCCGGAAAATTCTTGCCGGTCTCGCAGGACGCCCACGCCGCTGCTCTTTCCGAACCACGATTCTAG
- a CDS encoding patatin-like phospholipase family protein: protein MLPDPRRRPNHPGGVDAPLSVKLQTRPSVGVALGAGAARGWSHIGVMLELREHGIHPDVVAGTSIGAVVGGCYAAGKLEHVETFARGLTKKTVFGMMDVSFSGVGLLAGGHLKRRLHQALGGRRLEDLDKGFAAVATEVGTGHEIWLTKGDAVEAICASYALPGIFEPVRINGRWLFDGALVNPVPVTVCRALGAEIVIAVNLIGDNGFRATVIDDRLSLEPTLEEFTVAVEELPRRGGFFGAFRGGHRRHFGKREDGAPGIGSAMMDAFNIAQGRISRSRLAGDPPDVIINARVSRVGLFDFHRADELIEMGREATRRAIPEISEFIALTPRGEESAP from the coding sequence ATGCTTCCCGATCCGCGCAGGCGGCCTAACCATCCGGGCGGTGTCGATGCGCCGTTATCGGTCAAGCTACAGACGCGGCCTTCGGTCGGCGTGGCGCTCGGCGCGGGCGCGGCGCGCGGCTGGTCCCATATTGGCGTCATGCTGGAGCTTCGCGAACATGGAATTCACCCGGACGTCGTCGCCGGGACCTCGATCGGAGCTGTGGTCGGTGGCTGCTACGCGGCAGGCAAGCTGGAACATGTCGAGACATTCGCGCGGGGCCTGACGAAAAAGACCGTATTCGGCATGATGGACGTGTCTTTTTCCGGCGTTGGCCTGCTCGCAGGCGGGCATCTAAAGCGCCGGCTCCACCAGGCGCTTGGCGGGCGCCGGCTCGAAGATCTCGACAAGGGGTTCGCCGCCGTCGCGACCGAAGTCGGCACCGGCCACGAAATCTGGCTGACCAAGGGCGACGCGGTCGAGGCGATCTGCGCCTCCTATGCGTTGCCCGGCATTTTTGAGCCGGTCCGCATCAATGGACGCTGGCTTTTCGACGGCGCCCTCGTCAATCCTGTGCCGGTCACGGTCTGTCGCGCGCTCGGCGCCGAAATCGTCATCGCCGTCAATTTGATCGGCGATAATGGATTTCGCGCGACGGTGATTGATGACCGGCTCTCGCTTGAGCCGACGCTCGAAGAATTTACCGTCGCCGTCGAAGAGCTGCCTAGGCGAGGCGGGTTTTTTGGCGCTTTCCGCGGCGGTCACCGCCGTCATTTCGGCAAACGGGAGGATGGCGCGCCGGGGATCGGCAGCGCCATGATGGACGCGTTCAATATAGCGCAAGGGCGTATTTCCCGCTCTCGTCTCGCAGGCGATCCGCCGGACGTCATCATCAACGCGCGGGTCAGCAGGGTTGGTCTGTTTGACTTTCACCGCGCTGACGAATTGATCGAGATGGGTCGCGAGGCGACGCGACGCGCCATCCCCGAGATCTCTGAGTTTATCGCTCTGACGCCACGCGGCGAGGAGTCCGCGCCATAG
- a CDS encoding CBS domain-containing protein — translation MTIARILAEKGRNVSTTQPHRTLSEALEVLTAKNIGALVVSDAEGRVLGILSERDIVRAIGRAGASALNDVVSKHMTARVTTTTDSECVVAALEKMTKQRFRHLPVVRDGTLAGLVSIGDLVKYRLEEMERQTQAMKEYIATA, via the coding sequence ATGACAATCGCTCGCATTCTTGCAGAGAAGGGCCGGAACGTGAGCACCACCCAGCCCCATCGGACGCTCTCCGAGGCGCTGGAGGTCCTGACAGCCAAAAATATCGGCGCCCTCGTGGTATCCGACGCGGAAGGCAGGGTTCTCGGCATCTTGTCCGAGCGCGATATCGTTAGGGCGATCGGCAGGGCCGGCGCGAGCGCGCTCAATGACGTCGTTTCGAAACATATGACCGCGCGGGTCACGACCACCACCGACAGCGAGTGCGTTGTCGCGGCGCTGGAAAAGATGACCAAGCAGCGTTTCCGTCACCTTCCTGTCGTCAGGGACGGCACGCTGGCAGGCCTCGTCTCCATCGGCGATCTGGTCAAGTATCGCCTCGAGGAAATGGAGCGCCAGACCCAGGCGATGAAGGAATATATCGCCACGGCTTGA
- the hisI gene encoding phosphoribosyl-AMP cyclohydrolase — protein sequence MTGERATATPPAPSPTPIGAKGQGAKFDLEEGTAFTPRFGPDGLIVCVTRAAADGEILMIAHMNAEALRLTLVTGEAHYWSRSRQEIWRKGATSGQTQKITEIRTDCDQDALLLSVEAGGDGGACHTGRRSCFYRKVVSRDGGAVLVFD from the coding sequence ATGACCGGCGAGCGTGCAACAGCGACCCCTCCCGCTCCATCGCCAACTCCGATCGGCGCCAAAGGACAGGGCGCGAAATTCGATCTTGAGGAAGGGACCGCGTTCACGCCGCGTTTTGGCCCCGACGGGCTGATCGTCTGTGTGACGCGCGCGGCCGCCGACGGCGAAATTCTGATGATCGCCCATATGAATGCCGAGGCCTTGCGCCTGACGCTTGTAACGGGCGAAGCGCATTATTGGTCGCGTTCGCGGCAGGAAATCTGGCGCAAAGGCGCGACATCCGGACAAACGCAGAAAATAACGGAAATCAGGACGGACTGCGATCAGGACGCCTTATTGCTGAGCGTTGAGGCCGGCGGCGACGGCGGCGCCTGCCATACGGGCCGGCGCTCGTGCTTCTACCGCAAGGTCGTAAGCCGCGATGGCGGAGCGGTTCTCGTCTTCGATTAG
- a CDS encoding cation diffusion facilitator family transporter, which produces MSESPEPIDTRAEQNLLRLSIAVTFVLGLIGVSAGLAIGSRSILFDGVYSIVDVAMTGLALIVSKLLTREGSRRFQFGYWHFEPMVAAFNGTILSLSCIYAFLDAVGLLIQGGHRLDFGPAAIYAILVSAACLVMARRMRRASEALDSDLLRIDARGFLMGGALSLALLASFLGAMALERAGYRHLAPFADPAILIAVTLCLAPIPMFSVWRALREIFLVAPPDLDADVRRILDAVTKRHGFQGYTSYVAKTGRARFIDAHIIAHASFPIGGVEALDKIREEIASEIGEGGAPLWLNVCFTADRKWT; this is translated from the coding sequence ATGAGCGAGAGCCCAGAGCCTATCGACACACGCGCCGAACAGAATCTTTTGCGGCTTTCGATCGCCGTGACATTTGTCCTTGGCCTCATCGGCGTCAGCGCCGGCCTCGCCATCGGCTCGCGGTCGATTCTGTTCGATGGCGTTTATTCGATTGTCGACGTCGCCATGACGGGCCTCGCCCTCATCGTCTCCAAACTGCTGACGCGCGAAGGCAGCCGTCGCTTTCAGTTCGGCTACTGGCATTTCGAGCCTATGGTTGCGGCCTTCAACGGAACCATCCTGTCACTCTCCTGCATCTATGCGTTCCTGGACGCGGTCGGCCTTTTGATCCAGGGGGGCCATAGGCTCGATTTCGGCCCAGCGGCCATCTATGCGATCCTTGTCAGCGCCGCCTGCCTCGTCATGGCGCGCCGGATGCGCCGGGCGAGCGAGGCGCTCGATTCCGACCTCCTGCGCATTGACGCGCGCGGATTTTTGATGGGAGGCGCGCTGAGCCTCGCTTTGCTCGCGAGCTTCCTAGGCGCGATGGCTCTCGAACGCGCTGGCTATCGCCACCTGGCTCCCTTCGCCGATCCGGCCATTCTGATCGCGGTCACGCTGTGCCTTGCGCCGATCCCCATGTTTTCCGTCTGGCGGGCGCTGCGTGAGATTTTTCTCGTCGCGCCGCCCGATCTTGACGCGGACGTACGCAGAATTCTCGACGCGGTGACAAAGCGCCACGGATTTCAAGGCTATACCAGCTATGTCGCCAAGACCGGCCGCGCCCGCTTCATCGACGCGCATATCATCGCCCACGCGAGCTTTCCGATCGGCGGGGTCGAGGCGCTGGACAAGATCCGCGAAGAAATCGCCTCCGAGATCGGGGAAGGAGGCGCGCCGCTTTGGCTGAATGTGTGCTTTACCGCTGACCGCAAATGGACCTGA